The following are from one region of the Amylibacter sp. IMCC11727 genome:
- a CDS encoding Rieske (2Fe-2S) protein, producing the protein MTLHWTDFPDAPAAGTLICTLKDVQMGISAHLIGDFPMLIVHDNAGIRAFVNACPHQFLPLDARGDVLGADGTRLICTNHDAVFDALSGQGVSGHGLNCALSPIPLDVTQSHVRIAISP; encoded by the coding sequence ATGACCCTGCATTGGACAGATTTCCCAGACGCGCCAGCCGCTGGTACGCTCATTTGCACGCTTAAAGACGTGCAAATGGGCATATCGGCACATCTGATCGGGGATTTCCCTATGCTCATTGTCCACGACAACGCTGGCATTCGTGCTTTTGTGAATGCCTGTCCGCATCAGTTCCTGCCTTTGGATGCCCGCGGTGACGTGTTGGGCGCGGATGGCACGCGATTGATCTGCACCAATCATGATGCTGTCTTTGATGCCCTGTCAGGGCAGGGCGTTTCAGGCCACGGTCTAAACTGCGCGCTCAGCCCCATTCCCCTTGATGTAACACAATCCCATGTCAGGATCGCAATTTCCCCCTAA
- a CDS encoding hydantoinase/oxoprolinase family protein, which produces MAYLLGVDTGGTYTDAALIQDDTVVASAKSLTTRHDLAEGVGAAVQAVLDQSGVAPSDIALSSLSTTLATNALVEGQGARVCLVFIGFNAKDIARQGLDEALGGDPVISVAGGHTHSGGEAAPLDLDALRSELANLQGDVSGFAVAGQFATRNPEHEMSARDIIREVTGAPVTCSHELSAKLGGPKRAMTAVLNARLIGMIDHLIGATEAYLQNAGITAPMMVVRGDGALISAEMARERPIETILSGPAASIVGARWLTNETNALVSDIGGTTTDVAVLRDGRPMIDPQGARVGGFRTMVEAVAMRTSGLGGDSEVHAARDGLRGGLTLGPRRVLPVSLAAQQFPDVVLPALERQVSSERLGEYDGRFVVPIRHSGHAPTGLSDREQRVLDRVGDQAWEMGKLLTNRMESAALKTLVARGLVMVSSVTPSDAAHVTGILNSWNADAARAALDLFSRQRNGAGQRIAANADDMAVAVIDQVTTQTAETLLDAAFAEDGSDFGVPSADLARHVLSRMGMAHHRGLVALDVGLNLPVIGLGASAPSYYGAVGERLSTPMILPEYAGVANAIGAVVGQISMRRSGQITSAGEGRYRVHFADGPKEYADQDLALADLEKHLSDQAHSDAVSSGAQGIRIRVEKDMRTANIEGKHVFVEADITVIASGRPRIADD; this is translated from the coding sequence ATGGCATATCTTTTGGGCGTGGACACGGGCGGCACATACACGGATGCGGCATTGATCCAAGACGATACGGTTGTGGCCAGCGCCAAATCTCTGACAACACGCCACGATCTGGCCGAAGGTGTTGGCGCGGCCGTTCAGGCGGTGCTTGATCAATCAGGCGTCGCCCCCAGCGACATCGCTTTATCCTCCCTTTCCACCACTCTGGCCACCAACGCACTGGTCGAAGGGCAGGGCGCACGGGTCTGTTTGGTGTTCATCGGCTTTAACGCCAAAGACATCGCACGCCAGGGCCTCGACGAAGCATTGGGCGGCGACCCTGTAATCTCGGTTGCAGGTGGCCACACCCATTCAGGGGGCGAAGCCGCGCCGCTGGACCTCGATGCGTTGCGCAGTGAACTGGCCAATTTGCAGGGCGATGTGTCTGGTTTTGCCGTTGCAGGCCAATTCGCCACGCGAAACCCAGAACACGAAATGTCCGCCCGCGATATCATCCGCGAAGTGACAGGCGCACCCGTGACCTGTTCACACGAACTCAGCGCAAAACTCGGCGGCCCAAAACGCGCTATGACCGCCGTTTTGAACGCGCGTCTGATTGGGATGATTGACCATTTGATCGGCGCAACCGAAGCCTATTTGCAAAACGCAGGCATCACCGCCCCCATGATGGTTGTGCGCGGCGATGGTGCGCTCATCAGCGCAGAAATGGCCCGCGAACGCCCCATCGAAACAATCCTCTCTGGCCCTGCGGCTTCCATTGTCGGGGCACGCTGGCTGACAAATGAAACCAACGCGCTCGTGTCAGATATCGGTGGCACAACCACAGACGTGGCCGTGTTGCGTGATGGCCGTCCAATGATTGATCCTCAAGGCGCGCGCGTTGGCGGCTTTCGCACCATGGTCGAAGCCGTGGCCATGCGCACATCAGGTCTGGGCGGCGACAGCGAAGTCCACGCCGCGCGGGATGGACTGCGTGGCGGCCTAACACTTGGTCCACGCCGTGTTTTGCCCGTGTCTTTGGCGGCACAACAATTTCCTGATGTGGTTTTACCTGCCTTGGAAAGACAGGTCAGTTCGGAACGGCTGGGCGAATATGATGGGCGATTTGTTGTGCCGATCCGTCACTCTGGCCATGCCCCAACGGGGCTGTCAGACCGTGAACAACGTGTGCTTGATCGCGTTGGCGATCAGGCATGGGAAATGGGCAAACTGCTGACCAACCGCATGGAAAGTGCTGCGCTGAAAACACTGGTGGCCCGTGGTTTGGTGATGGTGTCCTCCGTCACGCCGTCAGACGCGGCCCATGTAACGGGCATCTTGAACAGCTGGAACGCAGATGCGGCCCGCGCGGCGCTTGATCTGTTTTCACGCCAACGCAACGGCGCAGGTCAACGTATTGCAGCCAATGCAGATGACATGGCGGTGGCGGTGATTGATCAGGTCACAACGCAAACCGCTGAAACCTTGCTCGATGCGGCCTTTGCCGAAGATGGCAGCGATTTTGGCGTTCCATCTGCTGATCTCGCACGTCATGTTCTCTCGCGCATGGGCATGGCCCATCACCGTGGATTGGTGGCCTTGGATGTGGGGTTGAACCTGCCTGTGATTGGCCTTGGCGCATCCGCACCCAGCTATTACGGCGCGGTTGGTGAACGCTTGTCTACGCCGATGATCCTGCCTGAATATGCGGGTGTGGCCAACGCTATCGGGGCAGTGGTCGGGCAAATCTCAATGCGCCGCTCTGGCCAAATCACCAGCGCTGGCGAAGGGCGATATCGCGTGCATTTCGCCGATGGACCCAAAGAGTATGCCGATCAAGATTTGGCCTTAGCCGACCTTGAAAAACATCTGTCCGATCAAGCCCACAGCGACGCAGTGTCCTCAGGGGCCCAAGGCATTCGTATCCGTGTTGAAAAAGACATGCGCACAGCAAACATCGAAGGCAAGCACGTATTCGTAGAAGCTGACATCACGGTCATTGCATCCGGACGCCCGCGCATCGCGGATGATTAA
- the lepA gene encoding translation elongation factor 4: MTDLSKIRNFSIVAHIDHGKSTLADRLIQQTGTVAERDMEAQILDTMDIEKERGITIKANSVRIEYKANDGEDYVLNLIDTPGHVDFAYEVSRSMRAVEGSLLVVDSTQGVEAQTLANVYQAIDADHEIVPVLNKIDLPASEPDRVCEQIEDVIGIDATDAIMVSAKTGIGIPDVLEAVVTRLPAPTGKADAPLKAMLVDSWYDAYLGVVVLVRVIDGYLRKGDRIRMMATNAVYPVDRVGVFRPQMDNIDVLGPGEMGFLTASIKQVRDTKVGDTITTEKKGTEEPLPGFAPSQPVVFCGLFPVDNAQFEDLREAIAKLSLNDASFSTEMETSAALGFGFRCGFLGLLHLEVIRDRLEREYDIELITTAPSVIYHVHMRDGSMIELHNPADMPDLTHVDHIEEPRIKATILVPDEYLGDVLKLCQDRRGIQLDLTYAGTRAMCVYDLPLNEVVFDFYDRLKSVTKGYASFDYQMEGYREDKLVKMQILVNEEPVDALSTMVHSERAEQRGRAMVEKLKDLIPQHMFKIPIQAAIGGRIIARETLSALRKDVTAKCYGGDVSRKRKLLDKQKAGKKKMRQFGKVDIPQEAFISALKMDG; this comes from the coding sequence ATGACTGATCTTTCAAAAATCCGCAATTTCTCCATCGTTGCGCACATCGACCACGGTAAATCCACCCTTGCGGATCGCTTGATCCAGCAGACAGGCACAGTGGCCGAGCGGGACATGGAGGCGCAAATCCTCGACACGATGGATATCGAAAAAGAGCGCGGCATCACCATCAAAGCCAACTCTGTGCGCATTGAATACAAAGCCAACGATGGGGAGGATTACGTCCTCAACCTGATCGACACCCCCGGCCACGTGGATTTCGCCTATGAGGTCTCCCGCTCCATGCGCGCGGTCGAAGGCTCGCTTCTTGTGGTGGACAGCACCCAAGGGGTGGAGGCGCAAACCCTCGCCAACGTCTACCAAGCCATCGACGCGGACCACGAAATCGTCCCCGTTCTAAACAAAATCGACCTGCCCGCGTCCGAACCAGATCGCGTGTGTGAACAGATCGAAGATGTGATCGGCATCGACGCCACAGATGCCATCATGGTCTCTGCCAAAACAGGCATCGGCATTCCAGATGTGCTAGAGGCCGTGGTCACCCGCTTGCCCGCCCCGACAGGCAAAGCAGATGCCCCGCTCAAGGCCATGCTGGTGGACAGCTGGTATGACGCTTACCTCGGCGTGGTGGTTCTGGTGCGTGTCATCGACGGATACCTGCGCAAAGGTGACCGCATCCGCATGATGGCCACCAACGCCGTCTACCCCGTGGATCGTGTGGGTGTGTTCCGCCCGCAGATGGACAATATCGACGTGCTTGGCCCGGGCGAAATGGGCTTCCTCACCGCCTCCATCAAACAGGTGCGCGACACCAAAGTGGGCGACACAATCACCACCGAAAAGAAGGGCACCGAAGAACCGCTTCCAGGCTTCGCACCGTCCCAACCCGTGGTCTTCTGTGGCCTGTTCCCCGTGGACAACGCCCAATTCGAAGACCTGCGCGAAGCCATCGCGAAACTCTCGCTCAACGACGCGTCTTTCTCCACCGAAATGGAAACCTCCGCCGCGCTCGGCTTTGGCTTTCGCTGCGGCTTCCTCGGCCTCTTGCACCTAGAGGTCATCCGCGACCGCCTGGAACGCGAATATGATATCGAACTCATCACCACCGCCCCAAGCGTGATTTATCACGTCCACATGCGCGATGGCTCTATGATCGAACTGCACAACCCCGCCGACATGCCCGACCTCACCCATGTGGACCACATCGAAGAGCCGCGCATCAAAGCCACCATCCTTGTGCCCGACGAATACTTGGGCGATGTGTTGAAACTCTGCCAAGATCGCCGCGGCATCCAACTGGACCTCACCTACGCAGGCACCCGCGCCATGTGCGTATACGACCTGCCATTGAACGAAGTGGTGTTCGATTTCTATGATCGCCTGAAATCCGTAACAAAAGGTTACGCGTCCTTCGATTACCAAATGGAAGGCTACCGCGAAGACAAGCTCGTCAAAATGCAGATTTTGGTGAACGAAGAACCCGTCGACGCGCTCTCTACCATGGTCCATTCTGAGCGCGCCGAACAACGGGGCCGCGCCATGGTCGAAAAGCTCAAAGACCTGATCCCCCAACACATGTTCAAAATCCCAATCCAAGCGGCGATTGGGGGGCGGATTATTGCACGGGAAACCCTGTCAGCCCTGCGCAAGGACGTGACGGCGAAATGTTATGGTGGGGACGTATCGCGGAAGCGGAAGTTGTTGGACAAGCAAAAAGCGGGTAAGAAGAAAATGCGTCAGTTCGGGAAAGTAGACATCCCGCAGGAGGCGTTTATTTCAGCGTTGAAGATGGATGGGTGA
- a CDS encoding H-type lectin domain-containing protein, translating to MPAQFAQQTTSPLVGMQIITGTGEVFNHVDNNEPMWSGDGDRGVRIPVAFAAPFQKPPHITIGLSGIDASRAQNLRFNITAEEITREGFILSFVTWDDTKIARASASWSAIGSAVPVSALRRNGGQ from the coding sequence ATGCCAGCGCAATTTGCGCAACAAACAACCTCCCCTTTGGTGGGGATGCAGATCATCACTGGCACGGGTGAGGTCTTTAATCACGTGGACAACAATGAACCGATGTGGTCGGGGGACGGGGATCGCGGTGTGCGCATTCCTGTGGCCTTTGCGGCGCCGTTTCAAAAACCACCCCATATCACAATCGGACTTTCGGGCATTGATGCCTCGCGGGCGCAAAACCTACGTTTTAACATCACCGCCGAAGAAATCACGCGCGAAGGGTTCATCCTGTCGTTCGTGACGTGGGATGACACCAAAATCGCACGCGCCTCTGCATCTTGGTCCGCAATCGGCTCCGCCGTACCAGTCAGTGCATTGCGCCGCAACGGTGGCCAGTAA
- the hppD gene encoding 4-hydroxyphenylpyruvate dioxygenase, producing MGPFPHDAPKSTISDMNPAGTDGFEFVEFAHPEPEELRKLFTKMGYTHTATHKTKAIELWQQGDITYVLNAEPNSFGMRFVDDHGPCAPSMAWRVVDAQHAYEHAIKLGAEPYDADDKSLNVPAVKGIGGSLLYFVDTYGAGENAYADEFDFNTNEQPTGVGFFYLDHLTHNVIRGNMDTWYKFYRDTFNFREIRFFDIAGKVTGLTSRALTSPCGRIRIPINESADDKSQIEEYLKEYKGEGIQHIAVATNDIYAATDEIHSRGLEFMPPPPPMYYKMSHKRVQGHQEPIERMEKHGILIDGEGVVDGGETRVLLQIFSKTVIGPIFFEFIQRKGDDGFGEGNFKALFESIEADQIERGVIDAA from the coding sequence ATGGGCCCGTTTCCTCACGACGCACCAAAATCCACGATCTCAGACATGAACCCAGCAGGGACCGATGGGTTTGAATTTGTTGAATTCGCCCATCCCGAGCCTGAAGAACTGCGCAAACTGTTCACCAAAATGGGCTACACCCACACGGCCACGCACAAAACCAAAGCGATAGAGCTGTGGCAGCAGGGCGATATTACCTATGTTCTGAATGCTGAACCAAACTCCTTTGGGATGCGTTTCGTGGACGATCATGGCCCCTGTGCGCCGTCTATGGCGTGGCGGGTCGTGGATGCACAACACGCCTATGAACATGCGATCAAGCTAGGGGCAGAGCCCTATGACGCAGACGACAAATCCCTGAATGTACCAGCCGTCAAAGGCATCGGCGGTTCGCTTTTGTATTTTGTCGATACCTATGGTGCAGGCGAAAACGCCTATGCGGATGAATTTGATTTCAACACCAACGAACAGCCAACAGGGGTTGGCTTCTTCTACCTCGATCACCTGACCCACAACGTGATCCGAGGCAACATGGACACATGGTATAAATTCTATCGCGACACGTTCAATTTCCGTGAAATCCGCTTTTTTGATATCGCGGGCAAGGTCACTGGCCTGACATCACGCGCCCTGACGTCGCCCTGTGGACGCATCCGCATTCCGATCAATGAATCCGCCGACGATAAATCCCAGATCGAAGAGTATTTGAAAGAATACAAAGGCGAAGGCATCCAGCACATCGCGGTTGCCACAAACGACATCTACGCGGCCACCGATGAAATCCACAGCCGCGGCCTTGAGTTCATGCCACCGCCCCCACCGATGTATTACAAAATGTCCCACAAACGGGTTCAGGGCCATCAAGAGCCGATTGAACGTATGGAAAAACACGGCATCCTCATTGATGGCGAAGGCGTCGTGGATGGCGGTGAAACCCGCGTTTTGCTGCAAATCTTTTCCAAAACAGTCATCGGACCGATCTTTTTCGAATTCATCCAACGCAAAGGCGATGATGGTTTCGGCGAAGGCAACTTCAAAGCCCTGTTCGAAAGCATCGAAGCGGATCAAATCGAACGCGGTGTGATCGACGCGGCCTAA
- a CDS encoding MFS transporter, translating into MLRSSPFVVILLWCAGLGAAAQFSKVSLVYADLEAFYTNGAASPWFGFILSIISFLGIVFGLTAGLIVARVGFRKMLLAGLLLGAGITLIEATLPTLPIMLGLRLIEGASHLVITVAAPTLIAQITKVRFIPLAMTLWSTFFGVSYALTAWLGAPLIAAYGVPSIFYAHAIWMLAIAGILFVTLPKVSGETPAPITNLLRQHVAVYTNPATSAPALAWLCYTLTFVSLLTILPPFIPEPSRAITVGLMPLAGIATSMTLGVLLLRWCSAVTVVVAGFAAASCDIALLLVSPGHPALCIGLFACLGLVQGANFAAIPALNQSATDRAHANGAVAQMGNLGNTFGTPIVLSMIAVMGFSGVVVFALTAYGLGIAAHVILARQRR; encoded by the coding sequence ATGCTGCGGTCTTCTCCCTTTGTCGTGATTTTGCTTTGGTGCGCGGGCCTTGGGGCAGCGGCGCAGTTTTCCAAAGTTTCGCTCGTTTATGCCGACCTCGAAGCCTTTTACACAAACGGAGCCGCCTCCCCGTGGTTTGGTTTTATCCTGTCGATTATCAGTTTTCTGGGCATCGTGTTTGGCCTGACCGCTGGCCTGATCGTGGCCCGCGTCGGGTTTCGCAAAATGCTGCTGGCGGGTTTGCTGCTGGGCGCCGGTATCACCCTGATCGAAGCAACCTTGCCAACCTTGCCCATTATGCTTGGCCTGCGCCTGATCGAAGGGGCCTCGCATTTGGTCATCACAGTTGCCGCACCAACGCTGATTGCACAGATCACAAAAGTGCGGTTCATTCCATTGGCCATGACCCTGTGGTCCACGTTCTTTGGGGTGTCCTATGCGCTCACAGCGTGGCTTGGCGCTCCGTTAATTGCGGCTTACGGCGTGCCCAGTATCTTTTACGCCCACGCCATATGGATGCTGGCCATCGCGGGCATCCTGTTTGTGACCCTGCCCAAAGTATCTGGTGAAACGCCCGCACCCATCACAAATTTATTGCGCCAACATGTGGCGGTTTACACAAACCCCGCCACTTCTGCGCCCGCGCTTGCATGGTTGTGCTACACGCTGACGTTTGTGTCCCTGCTCACGATTTTGCCGCCGTTCATCCCTGAACCCTCCCGCGCAATAACCGTTGGATTAATGCCCTTGGCGGGGATCGCCACATCCATGACCCTCGGCGTTTTGCTGCTGCGCTGGTGTTCCGCTGTCACTGTGGTCGTTGCAGGGTTCGCCGCAGCATCCTGCGACATCGCACTGTTGCTTGTGTCCCCAGGACACCCCGCGCTGTGCATTGGGTTGTTTGCTTGCCTGGGGTTGGTGCAGGGCGCAAATTTCGCGGCCATTCCTGCGCTCAACCAATCGGCCACGGACCGAGCCCACGCCAATGGGGCCGTTGCACAGATGGGCAATTTGGGGAACACCTTTGGCACACCCATTGTTCTCAGCATGATTGCCGTAATGGGTTTTTCAGGCGTTGTTGTCTTTGCCCTTACGGCCTACGGACTGGGCATTGCGGCACATGTGATTTTGGCGCGGCAACGGCGTTAA
- a CDS encoding Lrp/AsnC family transcriptional regulator, with product MLDSTDLKLLSALQDNATATAQELSETLHLSASQIGRRRQRLEEAGYILGYHAHVSPKHLGLDVQAFVQVAMVGHTTDNAKQFEQLVDRTLEVVSLWTLTGDADYMLRVYCKSLAALNTLVHEVFLPHEAVARVQTKIVMKQLKKDTGLPID from the coding sequence ATGCTTGATTCCACAGATTTAAAACTGCTTTCCGCGTTGCAGGACAATGCAACTGCAACGGCGCAAGAGCTGTCTGAAACGTTGCACTTGTCAGCCAGCCAGATTGGACGGCGGCGACAAAGGCTGGAGGAAGCGGGGTACATTTTGGGGTATCACGCCCATGTTTCGCCCAAGCATTTGGGATTGGATGTACAGGCCTTTGTGCAGGTGGCCATGGTGGGACACACGACCGACAATGCAAAGCAGTTTGAACAGCTGGTGGATCGCACGCTCGAGGTGGTTAGCCTGTGGACGCTGACAGGGGATGCGGATTACATGCTGCGGGTCTATTGCAAATCGTTGGCGGCGCTGAATACGCTGGTGCATGAGGTGTTTTTGCCCCACGAAGCGGTGGCCCGTGTGCAGACCAAGATTGTGATGAAGCAGTTGAAAAAGGATACAGGTCTGCCCATTGATTAA
- a CDS encoding monovalent cation:proton antiporter-2 (CPA2) family protein, producing MDSFFLQATIYLAAAVIAVPIAKRIGLGSVLGYLIAGVVIGPVTGLVGNETKDLQHFAEFGVVMMLFIVGLELEPRALWDMRHRLVGLGGLQVSLTTLAITAAFLIFGQIWYVALAIGLTFALSSTAIVVQTLNEKNLMQSQGGRSAFSVLLTQDIAVIPMLALVPLLALGDFKNFASHKGGHHSMSLVEGLPGWGVTLVTLGAVAAVILIGVYCTRPIFAFIARSRLPEMFTAIALLLVVGIALLMTVVGLSPALGAFLAGVVLANSEFRHELESDIQPFKGLLLGLFFITVGAGINFAILAENLVGVIGMTLTVMAIKGAVLAGLGLLFKLKGRDQWLFVLSLAQAGEFGFVMLSTTVQTNVIPYTLSQQLSLIVALSMLLTPLLFIVYERLTKNMDEADPDHAEDEIDEQGTVIIVGIGRFGQIVNRLALAVGIKTVVIDHKIDQIDAMRKFGVKGYFGDPTRPELMHAAGLEHAKILVVAVDDRGAANKLVSYARSKRPDIFIIARAYDRNHVYELFHAGANEIVRESFDSSLRAGKYMLQGMGWTEFDADRAREHFFEADRHALAELAEQWDPNVPNLQNKAYVEKAKAVNEDLYTSFLSNLTQVLEAENPSADEDEKEG from the coding sequence ATGGACAGTTTTTTCCTTCAAGCCACGATTTATCTTGCCGCTGCGGTGATTGCGGTTCCGATTGCCAAACGAATTGGGCTCGGTTCGGTGCTGGGGTATTTGATTGCGGGCGTGGTGATTGGGCCTGTTACGGGGCTTGTGGGCAACGAAACCAAGGACTTGCAGCATTTCGCGGAATTTGGCGTGGTGATGATGCTGTTTATCGTGGGTTTGGAGCTGGAGCCGCGTGCGTTGTGGGATATGCGGCATCGGTTGGTCGGGCTTGGAGGGTTGCAGGTTTCGCTGACAACGCTGGCGATCACGGCGGCGTTTCTGATTTTTGGACAGATTTGGTATGTCGCACTGGCCATTGGTTTGACCTTTGCGCTGTCATCCACCGCGATTGTTGTGCAAACCCTGAATGAAAAGAACCTGATGCAAAGTCAGGGGGGACGGTCCGCGTTTTCGGTGCTGTTGACCCAAGACATTGCGGTGATCCCTATGCTGGCGCTGGTGCCTTTGCTGGCGCTGGGGGATTTCAAGAACTTTGCCAGCCATAAAGGTGGTCATCATTCCATGTCATTGGTGGAAGGGTTGCCTGGCTGGGGTGTGACCCTTGTAACCCTTGGGGCGGTGGCTGCGGTAATACTCATCGGGGTTTATTGCACCCGACCAATTTTTGCGTTCATCGCGCGGTCACGGCTGCCTGAAATGTTTACGGCCATTGCCCTGTTGCTGGTTGTGGGTATTGCGTTGTTGATGACCGTGGTTGGACTGTCCCCTGCCCTTGGCGCATTTTTGGCGGGTGTGGTTTTGGCGAACTCTGAATTCCGCCATGAACTGGAAAGCGATATTCAACCCTTTAAAGGGCTGCTGTTGGGGTTGTTTTTCATCACAGTTGGGGCTGGCATCAACTTTGCCATTTTGGCCGAAAACCTTGTCGGCGTTATCGGGATGACCCTTACGGTTATGGCGATCAAAGGCGCAGTTTTGGCCGGGCTTGGCCTGTTGTTCAAATTGAAAGGACGCGACCAGTGGTTGTTTGTGCTGTCCCTAGCGCAGGCAGGTGAATTTGGCTTTGTTATGTTGTCGACCACGGTGCAAACCAATGTCATTCCTTACACGCTGTCCCAACAACTGTCGCTGATCGTTGCGCTTTCGATGCTGTTAACGCCGTTGTTGTTCATTGTGTATGAACGTTTGACCAAGAACATGGACGAAGCAGACCCAGATCATGCCGAGGATGAAATTGACGAACAGGGCACGGTGATCATTGTTGGCATTGGGCGGTTTGGCCAGATTGTGAACCGACTTGCCTTGGCGGTTGGGATCAAAACCGTGGTGATCGACCATAAGATTGATCAAATCGACGCCATGCGCAAATTTGGCGTCAAAGGGTATTTCGGAGACCCCACACGGCCCGAGTTGATGCACGCCGCAGGGTTGGAGCATGCGAAAATTCTGGTTGTTGCGGTAGATGATCGCGGTGCGGCCAATAAGTTGGTGAGCTATGCACGGTCCAAGAGACCCGACATTTTTATCATCGCCCGCGCCTATGACCGCAACCATGTGTATGAGCTGTTCCATGCGGGGGCCAACGAGATTGTGCGCGAAAGTTTCGACAGTTCGCTGCGTGCAGGGAAATACATGCTGCAAGGTATGGGTTGGACCGAATTTGACGCAGATCGTGCCCGAGAGCATTTCTTTGAAGCGGATCGCCATGCGCTGGCGGAATTGGCGGAGCAGTGGGACCCCAATGTGCCAAATCTGCAAAACAAGGCCTATGTAGAAAAAGCCAAGGCGGTTAACGAAGACCTGTACACCAGCTTTTTGTCAAACCTGACGCAAGTGCTAGAGGCGGAAAACCCGAGTGCCGATGAGGACGAAAAAGAGGGTTAA
- a CDS encoding crotonase/enoyl-CoA hydratase family protein, with the protein MYDRLEIEIKDHVAEVRLNRPEKKNALDAVFFEELAAAGEALQDNDDIRAVVMYGNGGCFCAGIDTSALMQFASDIDGMRAELATRSAGDRGNKFQRPTVVWQDLKVPVIAAIEGVAFGAGIQLALAADFRFMAHDARMAIMEAKWGIIPDMGISQSLPQLMRADQAKELIMTGRILEAQEAHDLGLTTYLADDPVAEARRMAADLAARSPDSIQASKTLVDTLWGEGRDQLVLEGELQSKIIGHPHQMETVMAQMQKRAPVYK; encoded by the coding sequence ATGTATGATCGTTTAGAAATCGAAATCAAAGACCATGTGGCAGAGGTGCGTTTGAACCGCCCTGAAAAGAAGAATGCGCTTGATGCGGTGTTTTTCGAAGAGCTGGCAGCGGCGGGTGAGGCGTTGCAGGACAATGACGATATTCGCGCGGTTGTGATGTATGGCAATGGGGGATGTTTTTGTGCAGGCATCGACACCAGCGCGTTGATGCAGTTTGCCTCCGACATTGATGGGATGCGCGCGGAACTGGCGACGCGCAGCGCAGGGGATCGGGGCAATAAATTCCAGCGCCCAACGGTTGTATGGCAGGACTTGAAGGTTCCCGTGATTGCCGCGATTGAAGGCGTGGCCTTTGGGGCGGGTATTCAATTGGCGCTGGCGGCGGATTTTCGGTTTATGGCGCACGATGCGCGTATGGCGATTATGGAGGCCAAGTGGGGCATTATCCCTGACATGGGGATCAGCCAAAGCCTGCCCCAATTGATGCGGGCGGATCAGGCGAAAGAGTTGATTATGACGGGACGGATTTTAGAGGCGCAAGAAGCCCATGATCTTGGCCTGACGACATATCTTGCGGATGATCCTGTGGCCGAGGCCAGAAGAATGGCAGCTGATTTGGCGGCGCGGTCCCCTGACAGCATCCAAGCCAGCAAAACACTGGTGGACACACTGTGGGGCGAAGGGCGCGATCAGTTGGTGTTGGAAGGCGAGTTGCAATCCAAGATCATCGGGCATCCACACCAGATGGAAACCGTGATGGCACAGATGCAAAAACGCGCACCCGTTTACAAATAA